From the genome of Drosophila melanogaster chromosome 2L, one region includes:
- the CG17261 gene encoding uncharacterized protein, isoform A, whose protein sequence is MDKHKPTLLPYIMDMLSRETQMCSSVDDVVKHIKDVMLEEHVRAFGSLKRAVEFALELGVNMGILSMTKTVRMPIRYRRSKSKTKVPVRNRIPLRLGRQLTKQRMATTTATKLAAKKRSGGRLKKPKKTPGAAPKKQN, encoded by the exons ATGGATAAACATAAACCTACGTTGCTGCCGTATATTATGGACATGCTAAGTCGCGAGACGCAAATGT GCTCTTCTGTGGACGACGTGGTTAAACACATCAAGGACGTTATGCTCGAGGAGCACGTCAGAGCCTTCGGGAGCCTCAAGCGTGCGGTGGAGTTTGCCCTGGAGTTGGGCGTCAACATGGGCATCCTCTCGATGACCAAGACGGTCCGCATGCCCATCAGGTACCGCAGAAGTAAATCCAAGACTAAGGTGCCTGTCAGGAACAGGATCCCTCTCCGCTTGGGACGCCAGCTGACCAAGCAGCGGATGGCGACGACCACGGCAACCAAGTTGGCGGCCAAGAAGCGGTCAGGCGGACGCCTAAAAAAGCCCAAGAAGACTCCTGGGGCAGCGCCAAAGAAGCAAAACTAG